The genomic region AATGGGTTCAATCAAGATCAGAATAATAAGCCACTGcttacatatatataatataactaTCCATTGGTTAGTACATTACACAAAAGACCAAGCCCCAAATAAACCTTACAAATCTTCACTAGATGATTGAGGGGCACTTTGATTTAATTTCTACCTATTAGTTAGAGACTTAAAGCTAACATTAACCATATCCATTGATTATCTAGCTACCGATACAGACTAAACACGCGTCTTTTAGCCTTCTTTTCACCGTCTTCAACATGGGGAAGAGTTGCCTTATACACTCCATCCTGCATCTCTCTCTTGATCATACAATGCTCCGTACAGAATCCCTCAGGCACACGAACCCCAGCAATATAGTGCTCATCTTCGCGTTTCCCTTCAATAATCAACGTATCATACTCAAACCCCAAATCCACGTCCTGTATCTCGAACCCGGGCATGTTCAATGACACACACAATCCCTCTCCAGTCACCACTATATTCTCCACCCCAGGCAAATTCCCTTTCATATATATGCTCTCCCCAGTATCCTTCTTATACATTGTGAAGGACTTACTCTTCACCCCCGGGTGGGCTATCACTTCGCAAAGTTCCTTTCCTAGATCCGATCTATCAAACACAACTGTAACCATTCACAAAACAACAATAAGTATAACATTGTTTCTAGAACTAATATCAATTGCAACTAAGATATTAATTATTAGTACCACAGTAAGGCGTAGGGCGAGGGAGCTTAACCATGGTGTCAACGAAATCAGGCATGATGTAACTATCGGTGTTTTTGAGTACCGGAAGAGTTATATTAAACACTCCTTTCGAAATCAACACATTTAATTTACCGTTTAGGTCAAGGTTAGGGGGTAACTTAATGCCTGCAAGGTAAATTTGTTTGGTGATACTTGTTTTGAGATAGATGAGTAAGTTGTTGTCCACAACAAGCTCCCTATAAGCAACTGCTTGATCTCCCCCCTTTGGCATTCGTAATCCGGGCATTTGTATGGATAGGCAGGGGCCGTTTTCGGTCTCCGTTTTCGACATCCCGGGCACGTTTACGGTCAGCTCTTCATCGTT from Helianthus annuus cultivar XRQ/B chromosome 10, HanXRQr2.0-SUNRISE, whole genome shotgun sequence harbors:
- the LOC110885478 gene encoding uncharacterized protein LOC110885478, with amino-acid sequence MASSLLRFTTSLLRFRPAVAFAVSAYRQHSMRSFCSPADNTPPKVTFDLTFLKYQMDNMAGVPSMLITVANDEELTVNVPGMSKTETENGPCLSIQMPGLRMPKGGDQAVAYRELVVDNNLLIYLKTSITKQIYLAGIKLPPNLDLNGKLNVLISKGVFNITLPVLKNTDSYIMPDFVDTMVKLPRPTPYCVVFDRSDLGKELCEVIAHPGVKSKSFTMYKKDTGESIYMKGNLPGVENIVVTGEGLCVSLNMPGFEIQDVDLGFEYDTLIIEGKREDEHYIAGVRVPEGFCTEHCMIKREMQDGVYKATLPHVEDGEKKAKRRVFSLYR